A region from the Xiphias gladius isolate SHS-SW01 ecotype Sanya breed wild chromosome 20, ASM1685928v1, whole genome shotgun sequence genome encodes:
- the slc31a2 gene encoding probable low affinity copper uptake protein 2: MMSMTFGFSSSVTLLFDFWDVHGPAGMVLSVFVVLLLTVFYEVLKVWRMWLGSSSKLAQPQSLYGAPPLSPSDSSSVLDSSPSESSLAPMESHHAVPNTRNSWLLHGIQTVLHMLQVSLGYMLMLCVMSYNTWIFLGVIVGSVLGYFISFPLLGQI; encoded by the exons ATGATGTCC aTGACTTTTGGGTTTTCAAGCAGCGTGACACTGCTGTTTGACTTCTGGGATGTGCACGGACCTGCAG GGATGGTGCTGTCAGTGTTCGTGGTCTTGCTGCTGACGGTTTTCTACGAGGTGCTCAAAGTGTGGAGGATGTGGCTGGGAAGCAGCTCTAAATTGGCCCAACCGCAGTCGCTGTACGGCGCCCCCCCGTTGTCTCCCAGCGACAGCAGCTCCGTACTGGACAGCAGCCCCTCTGAATCCTCGCTGGCCCCCATGGAGTCCCACCATGCAGTTCCAAACACCCGGAACAG ctggtTGCTGCACGGTATCCAGACAGTCCTGCACATGCTGCAGGTGTCTCTTGGCTACATGCTGATGCTGTGTGTCATGTCCTACAACACCTGGATCTTCCTCGGGGTGATCGTGGGTTCTGTTCTCGGTTAtttcatctctttccctctgctggGTCAGATCTGA
- the arrdc1b gene encoding arrestin domain-containing protein 1b: MGKLQEFDITFTNNKVVYGPGESISGTVKIRTSNSLQYKAIKVNCQGSCGISNKMNDTSWILEEQYFNSTLSVADKGTLVAGEHSFPFQFLIPVAAPTSFEGPFGKIAYRVKAAIDTPRFSKDYKAQRPFYLLNLLNLNEVPDIEHSSYAVTTKKFSYLLVKTGTLMLKARSDLRGYIPGQVIKLATEIHNKSGKDTGCVLASLIQKVTYKTKRPLFDLRPIAEVEGAGVKAGKHAEWREQIIVPPLPQSALAGCSLIDIDYFIQVSLKSPDAVVTLPIYIGNIAVNLSPSRPIPSSPDHCAATIAPSAAGVTPSAPPAEEEPEEGLCAGAMASEEIPTKSHSQQDPSGQPVTMSPSAFSHAPGAALPPARRRHDASAPLFCLSTGATIPFFTEGNVTPVPTSCSLILPPEYSSWDYPHEPPPTYEESCSSANSSFNSRQ, translated from the exons CCATCAAAGTGAACTGTCAGGGCTCATGTGGGATCTCCAACAAAATGAACGACACCTCATGGATTCTGGAGGAGCAGTACTTCAACAGCACGTTGTCTGTTGCTGATAAAG GAACTCTGGTGGCGGGCGAACACAGTTTCCCTTTCCAGTTTCTCATTCCAG TTGCTGCCCCAACTTCCTTTGAGGGACCATTTGGGAAGATTGCTTACCGTGTAAAGGCAGCCATCGACACGCCCCGCTTCTCTAAGGACTACAAAGCCCAGAGGCCCTTCTACCTACTCAACCTGCTAAACCTCAATGAGGTGCCTGACATTGAA CATTCAAGTTATGCTGTGACCACTAAGAAATTCAGCTACCTCCTGGTGAAGACGGGGACCCTGATGCTGAAAGCTCGCAGTGACCTGAGGGGTTATATCCCTGGTCAGGTCATCAAGTTAGCTACTGAGATCCACAACAAGTCTGGGAAGGACACGGGATGTGTACTGGCCAGTCTCATACAG AAAGTGACCTATAAGACCAAGCGGCCTTTGTTCGACCTGCGGCCCATTGCGGAGGTGGAGGGGGCCGGAGTGAAAGCAGGAAAACACGCAGAGTGGAGGGAACAGATCATtgtccctcctcttcctcagtcaGCACTAGCTGGCTGCAGCCTCATTGACATTGACTATTTCAttcag GTGTCCCTAAAATCTCCAGACGCCGTCGTCACTCTGCCCATCTACATTGGGAACATTGCTGTGAACTTGTCTCCATCGAGGCCCATCCCTTCCAGTCCAGACCACTGCGCTGCAACCATCGCACCCAGCGCTGCAGGGGTGACACCCAGTGCCCCACCGGCGGAGGAGGAGCCAGAGGAGGGGTTGTGTGCAGGGGCCATGGCCAGCGAGGAGATTCCGACCAAGAGTCACTCTCAGCAGGATCCTTCAGGTCAGCCGGTCACCATGTCCCCTAGCGCTTTCAGCCACGCACCAGGTGCAGCCCTGCCTCCCGCCCGCAGACGGCACGATGCGTCCGCTCCACTGTTCTGTTTGTCCACCGGGGCCACCATACCTTTCTTCACCGAGGGAAACGTGACTCCTGTACCCACTTCCTGTTCTCTCATTCTCCCTCCAGAGTACAGCAGCTGGGACTACCCTCATG agCCCCCACCCACTTATGAGGAAAGCTGCAGTAGCGCCAACTCCAGTTTCAACAGCAGGCAGTAG